A window of the Listeria swaminathanii genome harbors these coding sequences:
- a CDS encoding NUDIX hydrolase, whose amino-acid sequence MKHVRTAAIITHRNKILLHSNQGENYWTLPGGAVENELTKDGLKREMKEELGEEVSIGDLKIVAENRFLYRGEEVDSIEFYYCVNLCPDSELPELATFTKTEAFGQNEEMPYELNFKWIELDKLDEITILPPFLGVELKQLAGKTIKHIE is encoded by the coding sequence ATGAAACATGTTAGAACCGCAGCAATTATCACTCATCGAAATAAAATTTTACTTCACTCCAACCAAGGTGAAAATTACTGGACGCTCCCAGGTGGCGCAGTAGAAAATGAATTGACGAAAGATGGCTTAAAGCGGGAAATGAAAGAAGAGCTTGGGGAAGAAGTAAGCATTGGTGATTTAAAAATAGTTGCTGAAAATCGCTTTTTGTATCGAGGAGAAGAAGTGGATAGTATTGAATTTTATTATTGTGTGAATCTTTGTCCGGATAGTGAACTGCCTGAATTAGCAACATTCACGAAAACAGAAGCATTTGGCCAAAACGAGGAGATGCCGTACGAGTTAAATTTTAAATGGATTGAATTAGATAAGTTGGATGAGATAACTATTTTGCCACCGTTTCTTGGAGTGGAATTAAAACAATTAGCCGGAAAAACAATTAAACATATCGAGTAA
- a CDS encoding alpha/beta fold hydrolase, which produces MYKQMKLKATDGLDLHLHIWDEVENPVGVVQIVHGMAEHGARYNLFAKRLNQAGYIAVADDHRGFGKSALDEASLGHLDGETGFENMVEDEVIVRTYLKENYPDLPYFIFAHSMGSFIIRTFMAHHQVDGVILSGSGLQPTALLKMGQIITKQRVKKDDRKRSGFLNKLAFWGYNRPFNENHNFSWLSRDVAIYEAYEQDPFCGPVVGTSGFFHNLFESIRVSQQSETIESVPKDLPILLLSGSADPVGHFGKDTPKIALALEKAGVEDVTYKIYEHARHELVNELCKETVFQDVIDWLNAKTR; this is translated from the coding sequence ATGTACAAACAAATGAAATTAAAAGCTACGGATGGATTAGATTTACATTTACATATTTGGGATGAAGTAGAAAATCCAGTTGGTGTAGTTCAAATTGTTCATGGGATGGCAGAACATGGCGCTAGATATAATTTGTTTGCGAAACGTTTGAATCAAGCTGGATATATTGCTGTGGCTGATGATCACCGTGGTTTTGGTAAATCTGCTTTGGATGAGGCATCTTTAGGGCATTTAGACGGAGAAACAGGATTTGAAAACATGGTAGAAGATGAAGTCATAGTTCGAACTTATTTGAAAGAAAATTATCCTGATTTACCTTATTTTATTTTTGCACATAGCATGGGAAGTTTCATTATTCGGACGTTTATGGCGCACCATCAAGTAGACGGGGTTATCCTTAGCGGTAGTGGTTTACAACCGACAGCTTTACTGAAAATGGGCCAAATTATTACGAAACAACGCGTGAAAAAAGATGATAGAAAAAGAAGTGGATTCCTTAATAAATTAGCATTTTGGGGCTATAATCGTCCGTTTAACGAAAATCATAACTTTAGTTGGCTATCGCGTGACGTTGCAATTTATGAAGCGTATGAACAAGACCCATTTTGTGGTCCAGTGGTTGGTACGAGTGGATTTTTCCATAATCTGTTTGAATCAATCAGGGTGAGTCAGCAAAGTGAAACGATAGAAAGTGTCCCAAAAGATTTACCAATATTGCTGCTCTCGGGAAGCGCTGATCCTGTTGGCCATTTTGGGAAAGATACGCCTAAAATTGCCTTAGCATTAGAAAAAGCTGGGGTAGAGGATGTTACGTATAAAATTTATGAACATGCTCGTCATGAACTTGTGAATGAATTATGTAAAGAAACCGTTTTTCAAGATGTGATTGATTGGTTGAATGCAAAAACAAGGTAG
- a CDS encoding glutamate-5-semialdehyde dehydrogenase encodes MTELIKKGSAAKEAAPFLAQATTKQKNEALLNLSNDLLAHTATLLQENEKDIVRAQEKGTPETMIDRLRLTEERIKEISEAVKQVVALKDPIGEVTNMWKNEAELTIGKTRVPLGVIGIIYESRPNVTVDASVLCFKTGNAVILRGGSDAIDSNKALMSVIQDSIEASGFPRSSVQLIEDTSRETARDMMRLNRFLDVLIPRGGARLIQTVLENATVPVIETGTGNCHIYVDKAAEKQMAIDILVNAKCSRPSVCNSAETLLIHKDVAQEFLPAMETALNEYHVELRADERARKILTESKAATESDWEDEFLDFILAIKVVDSVDEAINHINKYGTKHSEAIISNDYATGQAFHQKVDAAAVYINASTRFTDGFAMGFGAEIGISTQKLHARGPMGLTELTSTKYIIFGDGQIRN; translated from the coding sequence ATGACTGAACTCATAAAAAAAGGTAGCGCCGCCAAAGAAGCAGCTCCATTTTTAGCACAAGCAACAACAAAACAAAAAAATGAAGCTTTGCTGAATTTAAGTAATGATTTACTTGCCCACACTGCGACACTTTTACAAGAAAATGAAAAAGACATCGTTCGTGCACAGGAAAAAGGGACGCCGGAAACAATGATTGATCGCCTTCGTTTAACAGAAGAGCGAATTAAAGAGATTTCAGAAGCAGTGAAACAAGTAGTCGCGTTGAAAGATCCGATTGGCGAAGTAACGAATATGTGGAAAAATGAGGCTGAATTAACTATTGGAAAAACAAGAGTTCCACTTGGCGTCATCGGGATTATCTACGAATCTAGACCAAATGTTACAGTCGACGCTTCAGTTCTTTGCTTTAAAACGGGGAATGCGGTGATTTTACGTGGTGGTAGTGATGCCATTGACTCTAATAAAGCGCTTATGTCCGTTATTCAAGATTCGATTGAAGCATCTGGCTTTCCTCGTTCTAGCGTTCAATTAATTGAAGATACATCTCGAGAAACGGCGCGCGATATGATGCGTTTGAATCGCTTTTTAGACGTCCTTATACCTCGTGGTGGCGCCAGATTAATCCAAACGGTGCTTGAAAATGCTACTGTGCCAGTGATTGAAACCGGTACTGGAAATTGTCATATTTACGTGGATAAAGCTGCTGAAAAACAAATGGCGATCGATATTTTAGTCAATGCCAAATGTTCACGCCCTTCTGTTTGTAATTCCGCAGAAACATTACTTATTCATAAAGACGTTGCACAAGAATTTCTTCCCGCGATGGAGACAGCTTTAAATGAATATCATGTTGAGCTTCGCGCAGACGAACGTGCGCGTAAGATTCTAACAGAGTCTAAAGCAGCCACTGAATCTGACTGGGAAGATGAATTTTTAGATTTCATTTTAGCGATTAAAGTGGTCGATTCAGTGGATGAAGCAATCAATCATATTAATAAATACGGCACGAAGCATTCCGAAGCAATCATTTCTAATGACTATGCGACCGGCCAGGCTTTCCATCAAAAAGTAGATGCTGCAGCGGTTTATATCAATGCTTCTACTCGTTTCACAGATGGCTTTGCAATGGGATTCGGTGCTGAAATTGGCATTAGCACACAAAAACTTCATGCCCGCGGACCGATGGGCTTAACCGAGCTTACATCAACCAAATATATTATTTTCGGCGACGGTCAAATCCGCAATTAA
- the proB gene encoding glutamate 5-kinase, with translation MRESLKNSKRLVIKVGTSTLMYGNGHINLRTIEKLAMVLSDLRNEGKEVILVSSGAIGVGCHKLQLPVRPTSIPDLQAVASVGQSELMHIYSKFFGEYGQVVGQVLLTRDVTDFPISRENVMNTLDSLLSRGIIPIVNENDTVAVEELEHVTKYGDNDLLSAIVAKLVQADLLIMLSDIDGFYESNPTTDPNAVMFSEINQITPEIEALAGGRGSEFGTGGMLTKLSAASYCMASNQKMILTNGKNPTVIFNIMQGEQVGTLFANKKEEFSHD, from the coding sequence ATGCGCGAATCTTTGAAAAATAGCAAGAGATTAGTTATTAAGGTTGGTACAAGTACATTGATGTATGGAAATGGCCATATTAATTTACGTACCATTGAAAAATTAGCGATGGTTTTATCCGATTTACGCAACGAAGGAAAAGAAGTTATCCTTGTTTCTTCTGGCGCGATTGGAGTTGGCTGTCATAAATTGCAACTTCCCGTACGTCCTACAAGTATTCCCGACCTCCAAGCAGTAGCTTCTGTTGGTCAAAGTGAATTAATGCATATTTATAGTAAATTTTTTGGTGAATATGGGCAAGTCGTTGGACAGGTGCTACTTACTCGTGATGTGACTGACTTCCCTATTAGCCGCGAAAATGTTATGAATACCCTCGATAGTTTGCTCAGTCGTGGTATTATTCCCATTGTAAATGAAAATGATACGGTTGCTGTTGAAGAACTGGAGCATGTAACTAAATACGGAGATAATGATCTTCTTTCAGCGATTGTCGCTAAACTCGTTCAAGCAGATTTGCTTATTATGCTTTCTGATATCGATGGCTTTTATGAAAGTAATCCGACAACCGATCCAAATGCAGTTATGTTCTCTGAAATCAATCAAATCACGCCTGAAATCGAAGCACTTGCTGGAGGTCGCGGTTCTGAATTTGGAACTGGTGGTATGTTAACCAAGCTTTCTGCAGCCTCGTATTGTATGGCTTCTAACCAAAAAATGATTTTAACAAACGGCAAAAATCCAACCGTTATTTTCAATATTATGCAAGGTGAACAAGTTGGAACGTTATTCGCTAATAAAAAGGAGGAATTTTCACATGACTGA
- a CDS encoding PrsW family glutamic-type intramembrane protease: MSEWYFKKNEQRVGPFTNVEMIALYRKKEINDLTLVQRSPHPEWVAFKQTELHQHTGNHGNSELKIGNLFSAVFKKHSKEEGEKVFIAGTKYTTPATSDIPHTWPHPWVFSRVFLVLIITYFLLLACTYLFENSNTIPGLMVIGSFAVPFSVLLFFFETNAPRNISVFDVVKMFFIGGVAALVATLVIYSIIPVGKLNYFNALLVGFIEETGKMIIVALFIRSLNSKYILNGLLIGAAVGAGFAAFESLGYAFNYSVDAAFLFKDIHIAGETMMNVIFSRGWQSIGGHVVWAAITGAALVIAKGDQKLGMHHIFTGTFWKWFIIPIALHFAWDCPFNPLPAIAFKQIVLIVIVWFVILRLISKGLKQVSAISAASKAAK, translated from the coding sequence TTGTCAGAATGGTACTTCAAAAAGAACGAACAAAGAGTTGGACCTTTTACGAATGTAGAGATGATTGCTCTATATAGGAAGAAGGAAATTAATGATCTTACATTGGTCCAAAGATCCCCTCATCCAGAATGGGTTGCGTTTAAGCAAACAGAATTACATCAACATACTGGAAATCACGGGAATTCCGAACTCAAGATTGGTAATCTCTTCTCTGCTGTGTTTAAAAAGCATTCCAAAGAAGAAGGTGAAAAAGTCTTTATCGCTGGAACCAAGTATACAACACCAGCGACGAGCGATATTCCACATACTTGGCCACATCCTTGGGTATTTTCCAGAGTTTTCTTAGTGTTAATCATTACGTATTTTTTACTTCTAGCTTGTACATATTTGTTTGAAAATAGCAATACGATACCTGGACTTATGGTTATTGGTTCATTTGCAGTTCCGTTTTCTGTCTTATTATTCTTTTTCGAAACGAATGCACCTCGGAACATCAGCGTTTTTGATGTCGTGAAGATGTTCTTCATTGGCGGTGTCGCAGCACTTGTTGCAACACTTGTTATCTACTCCATTATTCCAGTTGGAAAATTAAATTACTTTAATGCCCTTTTGGTTGGTTTCATTGAAGAAACTGGGAAAATGATTATTGTTGCTCTCTTCATTCGTTCGTTAAACTCGAAATATATTTTAAACGGTTTACTTATTGGTGCTGCTGTTGGGGCTGGGTTCGCTGCTTTCGAATCACTTGGTTATGCGTTTAATTATAGTGTCGATGCTGCATTCTTATTCAAAGATATTCATATTGCCGGCGAAACAATGATGAATGTCATCTTTAGCCGTGGTTGGCAGTCTATCGGTGGCCATGTTGTATGGGCCGCAATTACTGGTGCCGCTCTTGTTATCGCTAAAGGTGATCAAAAACTTGGTATGCACCACATTTTCACAGGTACGTTTTGGAAATGGTTTATTATTCCGATTGCGCTGCATTTCGCTTGGGATTGCCCATTCAATCCACTACCAGCAATCGCGTTTAAACAAATTGTTCTAATCGTTATTGTTTGGTTCGTTATCTTGCGTCTAATTAGCAAAGGCTTGAAACAAGTTTCCGCAATTTCAGCCGCGAGTAAAGCCGCTAAATAA
- a CDS encoding helix-turn-helix domain-containing protein, which translates to MPKLSNRLTLLREKQGWSKAETARRLGLTAPSTYGNWEYGIREPDLEMVTQIATLYDVSVDYLLGQQSIPMYVPSELQNEKDIGKRMTKISEDLKYEDDLNLDGQPLNESAANFLADSIDFLYEQAKKLND; encoded by the coding sequence ATGCCAAAATTAAGTAATAGACTCACACTACTTAGAGAAAAACAAGGTTGGTCTAAAGCAGAAACAGCTAGAAGACTTGGTTTAACTGCACCTTCTACATACGGCAACTGGGAATATGGCATTCGTGAACCAGATTTAGAAATGGTTACACAAATTGCTACGCTTTATGATGTGAGTGTTGATTATTTACTTGGACAACAAAGTATTCCAATGTATGTCCCTAGTGAACTCCAAAACGAAAAAGATATCGGGAAAAGAATGACAAAAATTAGCGAAGATTTAAAATATGAAGATGATTTGAACTTAGATGGTCAACCATTAAATGAGTCTGCCGCCAATTTCTTAGCAGATTCGATTGATTTTCTTTATGAACAAGCCAAGAAATTAAATGATTAA
- a CDS encoding helix-turn-helix domain-containing protein — MKTVDSRKINTAKIRDLRLERGITQAFIARRMGYKYTSGYSNIEKGTVRLSHKNAVILSEILMCDLNFFYE; from the coding sequence ATGAAAACAGTAGACAGCAGAAAAATCAATACGGCCAAAATACGAGACTTACGATTGGAACGGGGAATTACCCAAGCTTTCATAGCAAGACGGATGGGATACAAGTACACATCGGGCTATAGTAACATTGAAAAAGGAACGGTTAGACTTTCACATAAAAATGCCGTAATCTTGAGTGAAATTTTAATGTGTGATTTAAATTTCTTTTATGAATAA